In Phycisphaerae bacterium RAS2, the DNA window TTCAAGGGCGCCGGGCAGACGCTGCGCCTGCAACTCGAGCCGGGCACCGAGGTCAGCCGCGGGCGAATCGACTTCCGCGAGCCGTACCTCCTCGACCAGGAGATCGGCCTGGGGCTGGGCGCGTACGTCTTCGAGCGCAGCCGAGAAGAATACGACGAGGAGCGACTCGGATTCTACACCAGTCTCGATCGCCGATTCCGCGAGGGCATCCTCAAGGGCTGGGCGGCCGAAGCAGCCTTCCGGTTCGAGTACATCGACATCGGCAGCGTCGACTGGCTGGCGGCCGATGAGATCAAGGACGACGCCGGCGACAGTTGGCTGACGTCGATCAAGCCGAGCCTTGTGCGCGACACGACCGACAGCGCCTGGCTGCCGTCCAAGGGCTACCGATTCAAGACGTCCTACGAGCAGGCCGGTGCGATGGGCGGCGACTACAGCTTCGGCAAGCTCATGGTCGAACACGACCACTATTTCACGCTGCACAAGGACACGTTCGACCGCAAGCACATCCTTCACCTCGGCGCGACCGGCGGGCAGATCTTCGGCGATGCCCCGGTCTTTGAGCGATTCTATGGCGGCGGCATCGGCTCGATCCGCGGCTTCGAGTTTCGCGGCATCAGCCCTCGCGCCGGCCTGCGGGACGATCGCGTCGGCGGCGATTTCATGCTCGTCACGACGGCCGAGTACTCGTTCCCGATCATGGGCAAGGTGCTGCGCGGCGTGGCGTTCACGGACATGGGCACGGTGGAAGACGATTTCGGAATGTCCGACTGGCGGGCCAGCGTAGGCATCGGCGCGCGGTTGTACATCAAGTACTTCGGCCCGATTCCGCTCGCGTTCGATCTTGCTTTCCCCGTCACAAAGAACAGCGACGACGACACGCAGGTCTTCAGCTTCTCGTTCGGCACGACGTTCTAACCGACGCGAAGCAGCTCCCTCGCCCGCGTGAACACACCCTCATCAAATCCCAGCGCGCGCTTGAGTTGCAGATCCTGCTCGATCCACGACGGCATCCGCCGAATCTCCGATAGCCGACGGCCGCTGACCATCAGCGAGAACGGCCAGCGCATGACGGGAATCGGAAAATCGCTGCCCCACACCAGCTTCGCGTGCAATTCGCGCCGCCGGGCAATTCGCCGCAGCCAGCTTGTCCGCCCGAAGGCAGCCAGCGCCGAAATGTCCGCGTAGATCGGCGCGTCGCGGAATTCGCCGAGCAACGATTCGACAAAGGCATCGCAGTCGCGCCGGCTATGCCAGCGGAATGACGGCGTGGCGACGTGCGCGACAATCGTCGTCGGCATGCGTCCCTCGGCGCGCAGATCGCGCAGGACCCCGAGCATCGGCAGCGCGCTTTCAAATTCCATGTGCTGGCGCGACAGCGACATCTCGCCGCCGTAGTGAATCAGCATCGCGATGTTCAACTCCGCCGCGCGGCGCAGAAAAGCAATCGTCCGCTCATCGTTCGCCGACATGTTCTGGTGGATCGGCAGCCATTTCACGAGCACCGCCCCGGCCCGAACGACTTCCTCCAGCGCCGCCAGCGCGCCAGGCCGATAGGGGTGAATCGACGCGCCGAAGAGATAGCGATCCGGCCGCGCCGCGCACATCGCGCGAACCAGCGAGTTGGAAACGTACAGGTCGCTGCCGAATCGCACGCCCTTGTCGACCGGGCCGATCGCCCGGCCCGCGTCATTTCGATACTCATCGAAGGCAAGCAGGACAAGCCGATCCACGCCTGTCGCTTTCGAAAAGTGCTCCTGGTAGATCGCCTCGATTCGCGCATCCAGCTCCGGGCCGATCTGAAGCCGCGGGTCGATCTTCAACATGCGCTTGACGAAAAACCAGGCGATCCGCTGAAGCAGGCGCGGCGAGAAATAACTGTCATACCCGGGGTGCGCGGCCGCGCCGTCGGACTCGAAATCGAAATAGATGATCGCCGGATCGATTCGCCGAGCGCTGTAGCCGACATGACAATGAACGTCGATCACCATGGACGCCCCGCATGGCCGGCGGACTTTACGCCCGGCCGCAGGCGACTATAACACGGAGACATGACGCGTAAAGACTGCGATGTGCTGATCATCGGCTCCGGGTTCGGGGGCAGCGTCTGCGCATTGCGGGCGGCGGAAGCGGGTCTGCGCGCGATCGTCCTGGAGCGCGGGCCTCGAATCACGCCGGAATTCCTCACCGACGTTCAGGCGGGCCGCCGAAATCCGCTTCGCGGCGCGGACAGCCACGGCCCGTTTGACGTGCAGCGCCCAGCCGGCCTGATCGCGGTGATGGGTAGCTGCGTGGGCGGCGGCTCGCACGTTTATACATCCGTCACGGTTCGCGCCCGTCCGGACGTCTTTACCGAGGAGTGGCCCGCAGCCATCACGGCGAAAACGCTGGCGCAACATTACGATCGCGCCGAGGCAATCATCGCGCCAAGCCCCATTCCGATTGATCTGCCACGAACCATCTCCCTCGAATCCGCGGCAACCGTGATGAACCAGCGCGTCGAGCGCCTTCCTCTGGCTGTGGAATGGCCGGCCGACCATTCGACCATGCGCGCTACTCCGCCGTTTGAAGGCGTGCGTGCCGAAGTCGCCGCATGGCTTCGCGGCGGGCATGGCGTACGCCGTCGTTCGCTGGATCGCACCTACCTCGGCGCCGCGGAACTGCGCGGGGCGGATGTGCGCCCGCTGCACGAAGTCACGGTCATCGAGCCGGAGCGAGGCGGATTCGTTGTGCATGGCAACCGCCTGGCGGCCGGTCCGCAGGGGCGATTCTCGCTTCGCGCCGAACGCATGATCCTCGCGGCCGGGGCGCTGAACACCGTGCGGCTGCTGCTTTCCTGTCGCGAGCTTCATCGAACGCTGCCGGCGATCGGTCCGGCACTGGGCGAGCGATTCTATACAAACGGCGACGATGGCGCGCTGCTGCTCGGCGGGCGCGTCCCCGCCGAGCGCGACGCCGGGCCGCTCGTCACCGCCTGGCTGGACGGCTGGGAGCGCGATCGGCTGATGCTGATGGACATCGGCCTGTTGCCGCCGCTGCCCTGGCTGGCGGCGCGGGCGCTGCGATCATTCGTGGGCAGTCCGTCGCTCGGCGAACCCGGCCGCAGCGCGTGGATCATCGGCGCGATGGGCTTGGATCGCACACCGCTGCGATTAGCCCTGCGTAACAAGCGATTGATCTGCGACCGCACCGCAACAACGTCGGCGTTTGCCCGCCGCACACGCGATCGGCTGCAATCCCTCGCCGATGCGCTTGGCGCGTCGCTCGTGCTGCCTCCCGCGGCCATCGCATCCCCCGGTTCGTTCACAGTCCATGCCATGGGCGGCGCCCGCATGGCCGACGACCCGGTCAAGGGCGTGACCGATGGACTGGGCCGCGTGCACTCCTATCCCGGACTGTACGTCGCAGATGCGAGTCTGTTTAGCAGCCCCATCGGCGTCGCGCCGTCGCTCACCGTCGCGGCGCTCGCCGAGCACGTCATGGAGCACCTGCTGCAACCATGACCACGCCGGCCCGCCATTCCGAGTATCCGCTCGATCGCGCGTTTCCGGCGCTGGCCGAGGCCCTGCCGCGCGTTGCACTCGGTGCATGGCCGACGCCCGTGACCGCTTCGCCGCAGTTCGCCAATGCCCACGGCCTCTCTTCGCTGCATGTCAAACGCGAAGACCAGAGCCACCCGCAATGCGGCGGCAACAAGGTGCGCGGGCTTGAACTGCTTCTGGGCGATGCGGTATCGCGCGGCGCAAACACGATCATCACGATGGGCGCGGCCGGCAGCCACCATGTCTGCCGAACCGCCTGGCATGCGGCCCAGCTCGGCTTGCGCACGGTTGCCGCACTCGTCCCGCAGGCAGAAGCCGAGTATGCACGGCGAAATCTTCTCTGCGCGGCGTCAGTCGGCGCGGAGTTGAAACTGGTCACCTATGTCGGCGTCGCTCCGACGCTGATTTGCGAAATGCTCCGGCCTCGGAACTGGCATGGCGCGGAGCCGCCCTACTTCATTCCGCCCGGCGGCACCAGCCCGCGATCCTGCGTGGGTCACGTCAACGCGATGTTTGAGCTGCGCGATCAGATCGATGCGGGCGTCCTGCCTGAACCGGATTTCCTGTATGTCCCGATGGGCAGCCTCGGCACGGCCGCAGGTCTGCTGCTGGGCGCACGGCTTGCCGGTCTGAAGACACGAATCATCGGCGTCGCCGTGTCGTACAAATGGTATTGCACGGCCGGACGCTGCGTGCGGATGGCGATGCGGTGCCTGCGATTCATGCGCCGGTTTAATTCGTCGATTCCCGAAGTTGACTTGGGCACGGGCGACGTCGAGATTGTTCACTCGGTGCTGGGCGAGGGCTATGCCCAATTCACCGAGAAATCGGTCGCGCTGGCGGGTGAACTCCACCGACTGGACGGCGTTGGGCTGGACGGAACCTACACAGCCAAGGCGCTGGCGGGAATGATGGATTTCATTCGCGAACACGATCTTGCAACTCGACGAAACCTCTTTTGGCACACCTATCATCCTTTGCCCCCGTCGATGTGCGCTCCGGGAGCGAGGAATAGCCTGCCGCCTGCCCTGGCGCAATACGTCGAGGCCGAAGTTCAGCCGCTCGACAAACAATTGCACTATCCGCGCGAGTGACCACCATGCCCGATGAATTCATCAGCGAGGCGATCACTCCTGACGCGGGCACGTTCGATACCGCCGCGATGGCGACCGGCGCGCCGGGTCTTCCAGCCGGATTCACCTGGCGAGACGAGCATTTCAGAATCGTGGAAGTCTTGTCGACCTGGAAAGTCAGCGAGGCCGAGGATCACGCGGGCGGCGAGCTGTATTATCGCAAACAGTTCTGGAAAATCCGAACCGATCGCGGACTTGTCGCATCGATTTACGCCGTTCGCCACATCAAACGCGGCGAGTCGCCCCGCAAGCGCTGGTGGCTCTACACCCTTCACCACGATTGAGCCACGTTTGCCTCCCTCGCTAAGCAGCAGTCGCGCCGGATAGCATTCGCGCAAGAAAGAAGCCGACGGAATGCCTTCCGCCGGCTTCGGTAACTGGTTCGATTCAATTCACAAAATCGAAATCACCGAGAAACCGCATCACACTCGACGCGATCGCCGGCGAAGCAGCGCCAGCGCCGGCAGCAGCAGCGCGCCGGTCGCCGGCTCGGGAACGCGAAACGCCAAATCGACGATCTTCGCACCGGGGCCGGGGTTCAGGAATGCGCTGTCGATCTCGGTGAAGGTCACCGGATCAAATACATGCGTCTGATTACTGATGCCGTCCACGACGTAGATGTTGCCGTCGAACGGGCTGATCTCGATCCCGTGCACGTTGCCCCAGCCCGTGCCGCTGAACTGACCGATTAGGTTGTACGACGTGTCGTATCGATACACCTGGTTGGTCCCCATCCCGGTGACGAGCATCTCGCCGCTCGGCAGGAACTCAATGTCATTCGTCCGCGATCCAAACGGCAGCGACCACATCGTGACAAAGGCGCCGGTCACGGCATCGAGTTCGGTGACGGTCCCCGGCCCCCATGAGCAAACGAAGAGATTGCCGTTCGGGCCGATGCGCATGTCCGACGGATTCGTCACGGGCGCCACGACGCGAATGAATGCGCCGGTCGTCGCGTCATACTCGCGCACGTCGTCGGTCACCCAGCTGGTGACATAGACACCGCCGGTCGGGGCGTACAGACCCGCCCATTGCGTCCCGATGCCGGGGCCGCCGTTGTAGGTCTTGATGTACGCGCCGGTGACCGCATCGTACTCATCCACACCGCCGTTGAAATGGCCGACCAGCATGCGGTCGCCCGCGGCATTGAGCTTCACCCCGAGTTGGCCGACGCCGTTGACCGACGGTGCGAACGGCCCGGCATAGTTCCCGGTCACCGGATCGTATTCGCCCACGACGTTGAACACGTCGCTGGAGACAAACAAACTCGCGGACAACGGCCCGGCGATGGCAGGCGACGTAACGATCGCGAGAAGACAGACCACGGCAAACAGTTGACCCAATCGTTTCATCCTTCACTCCTCCTAGGCAGTTTGAATTGACAAGTCATCGGATCGCAACCGCGTAGCGCGCTGCGTTACGCGCGGCGCGATCGCCGGCGGAGCAGCGCCAGCGCCGGCAGCAGCAGCGCGCCGGTCGCCGGTTCTGGAACGCGAAACGCCAGATCGACGATCTTCGCGCCGGGGCCGGGACTGAGGAACGCGTTGTTGATCTCCGTAAACGTCACCGGGTCAAAAGCGTGCGCCTGGTTGCTGATGCCGTCCACGACGTAGATGTTGCCGTCGAACGGGCTGATCTCGATCCCGTGGACATTGCCCCAGCCCGTGCCGGAGAACTGGCCGACCAGGTTGTACGACGTGTCGTAGTGATACACCTTGTTCGCGCCCATGACGGTCACGAGCGGATCGCCGTTCGGCAGAAACTCTATGTCGTTCGTGCGGTCCTGTCCGCCGGGCTGCGACCATTGATTCACAAATGCGCCCGTGATCGCATTGACCTCTTTGACGTAACCTCCCATGAACGAGCAGACGTACAGATTGCCGTTCGGACCGATCCGCATGTCCGACGGGCCGTCGACCGTGGTCACGACCCGGATGAACGCGCCGGTGTTGGCGTCGTACTCGCGCACGTCGTTGGTCGTCCAGCTTGTGATGTACACGCCGCCGGTCGGGGCATACAGGCCCGCCCACTGCGTGCCGACGCCCGGGCCCGCGTTGTAGGTCTTGATGTACGCGCCCGTGACCGCGTCGTACTCATCGACGCCCTCGTTGAAATGGCCGACGAGCATGCGCGTGCCGGCCGTGTTGAGTTTGACGCCAAGCTGGCCAATGCCGTTGACCGACGACGCGAACGGCCCGGCATAGACTCCGGTGACCGGGTCGTATTCACCCACGACGTTGAAAACATCGCTGGAGAC includes these proteins:
- a CDS encoding Amidohydrolase → MVIDVHCHVGYSARRIDPAIIYFDFESDGAAAHPGYDSYFSPRLLQRIAWFFVKRMLKIDPRLQIGPELDARIEAIYQEHFSKATGVDRLVLLAFDEYRNDAGRAIGPVDKGVRFGSDLYVSNSLVRAMCAARPDRYLFGASIHPYRPGALAALEEVVRAGAVLVKWLPIHQNMSANDERTIAFLRRAAELNIAMLIHYGGEMSLSRQHMEFESALPMLGVLRDLRAEGRMPTTIVAHVATPSFRWHSRRDCDAFVESLLGEFRDAPIYADISALAAFGRTSWLRRIARRRELHAKLVWGSDFPIPVMRWPFSLMVSGRRLSEIRRMPSWIEQDLQLKRALGFDEGVFTRARELLRVG
- the choB gene encoding Cholesterol oxidase precursor; translated protein: MTRKDCDVLIIGSGFGGSVCALRAAEAGLRAIVLERGPRITPEFLTDVQAGRRNPLRGADSHGPFDVQRPAGLIAVMGSCVGGGSHVYTSVTVRARPDVFTEEWPAAITAKTLAQHYDRAEAIIAPSPIPIDLPRTISLESAATVMNQRVERLPLAVEWPADHSTMRATPPFEGVRAEVAAWLRGGHGVRRRSLDRTYLGAAELRGADVRPLHEVTVIEPERGGFVVHGNRLAAGPQGRFSLRAERMILAAGALNTVRLLLSCRELHRTLPAIGPALGERFYTNGDDGALLLGGRVPAERDAGPLVTAWLDGWERDRLMLMDIGLLPPLPWLAARALRSFVGSPSLGEPGRSAWIIGAMGLDRTPLRLALRNKRLICDRTATTSAFARRTRDRLQSLADALGASLVLPPAAIASPGSFTVHAMGGARMADDPVKGVTDGLGRVHSYPGLYVADASLFSSPIGVAPSLTVAALAEHVMEHLLQP
- the dcyD gene encoding D-cysteine desulfhydrase, translated to MTTPARHSEYPLDRAFPALAEALPRVALGAWPTPVTASPQFANAHGLSSLHVKREDQSHPQCGGNKVRGLELLLGDAVSRGANTIITMGAAGSHHVCRTAWHAAQLGLRTVAALVPQAEAEYARRNLLCAASVGAELKLVTYVGVAPTLICEMLRPRNWHGAEPPYFIPPGGTSPRSCVGHVNAMFELRDQIDAGVLPEPDFLYVPMGSLGTAAGLLLGARLAGLKTRIIGVAVSYKWYCTAGRCVRMAMRCLRFMRRFNSSIPEVDLGTGDVEIVHSVLGEGYAQFTEKSVALAGELHRLDGVGLDGTYTAKALAGMMDFIREHDLATRRNLFWHTYHPLPPSMCAPGARNSLPPALAQYVEAEVQPLDKQLHYPRE